The following are encoded together in the Hyalangium minutum genome:
- a CDS encoding DUF1521 domain-containing protein, with protein sequence MSITSKPVGIGANPLNTLSSQLSTLEGKLNKLEAQLIKAASAQAPSTAATGNTGFVPPGATSPGTAAGGNTGFVPPSSTGPRSLDDLWKMAVGPETPNPSQGSHPQGSLQTSSNGVVTTPGGYKIEQLGQFDWKISGPDGKETKIWGDPHVAEGDGGKWDFKKDSTFVLGDGTRINVTTKPYGNGMTVTGGLDIISGNDRVQVTDIDKGKGKTGQVTHDGFQHVNDFGGKDVFVMGKETDDWSFTGKEIVGSNNGGESFKLGKDLAPGTPTTQPSGAQQGADALLKQMRDVFKGLSDVFKGLSKLAEQLSRRHEQDGGLTARPGPGSWLNRRQERLGKDFDSIGRMLHLFRGLDHLSKAVQPFRNTFTA encoded by the coding sequence ATGTCGATCACGTCGAAGCCTGTGGGTATCGGAGCCAATCCTCTCAACACCCTCAGCTCCCAGCTGAGCACCCTCGAGGGCAAGCTCAACAAGCTCGAGGCGCAGCTGATCAAGGCCGCCTCCGCGCAGGCCCCGAGCACCGCGGCCACGGGCAACACCGGCTTCGTTCCCCCCGGCGCCACCTCGCCGGGCACTGCGGCCGGCGGCAACACCGGCTTCGTTCCTCCGTCCTCCACGGGCCCCCGCTCGCTGGACGACCTGTGGAAGATGGCGGTGGGTCCTGAGACCCCGAACCCCTCGCAGGGCTCGCACCCCCAGGGCAGCCTGCAGACGAGCTCCAACGGCGTGGTGACCACCCCCGGCGGCTACAAGATCGAGCAGCTCGGCCAGTTCGACTGGAAGATCTCCGGTCCGGACGGCAAGGAGACGAAGATCTGGGGCGACCCGCACGTGGCCGAGGGCGACGGCGGCAAGTGGGACTTCAAGAAGGACAGCACCTTCGTGCTGGGCGACGGCACCCGTATCAACGTCACCACCAAGCCCTACGGCAACGGCATGACGGTGACCGGCGGCCTGGACATCATCTCCGGCAACGACCGCGTGCAGGTGACGGACATCGACAAGGGCAAGGGCAAGACCGGCCAGGTCACCCACGACGGCTTCCAGCACGTCAACGACTTCGGTGGCAAGGACGTGTTCGTGATGGGCAAGGAGACCGATGACTGGTCCTTCACGGGCAAGGAGATCGTCGGCAGCAACAACGGCGGCGAGTCCTTCAAGCTGGGCAAGGATCTGGCTCCGGGCACCCCGACCACCCAGCCGTCGGGCGCGCAGCAGGGCGCCGACGCGCTGCTGAAGCAGATGCGCGACGTGTTCAAGGGCCTGTCGGATGTGTTCAAGGGCCTGTCCAAGCTGGCCGAGCAGCTGTCGCGCCGCCACGAGCAGGACGGCGGCCTGACCGCGCGCCCCGGGCCCGGCAGCTGGCTGAACCGCCGCCAGGAGCGCCTCGGCAAGGACTTCGACTCCATCGGCCGCATGCTGCACCTGTTCCGCGGCCTGGATCACCTCAGCAAGGCCGTGCAGCCGTTCCGCAACACCTTCACGGCGTAA
- a CDS encoding tetratricopeptide repeat protein, producing the protein MSDTPQKPGSAKAPSKEELGEMLVAGDITPAQYLGLSQKQLYEIATMGNNMLKRGDLEKARDIFLGLVAASPYDSVFHVNLAFAYHQLKQLPEALEEYTTSLRLNIANVDALVGRSELYLQEGKLEDALKDILAALKLDPEAKRDTTKRARATLAMLQKKADEALEE; encoded by the coding sequence ATGAGTGACACGCCGCAGAAGCCCGGCAGCGCCAAGGCTCCCAGCAAGGAGGAGCTCGGCGAGATGCTCGTCGCCGGAGACATCACCCCCGCGCAGTACCTGGGGCTCTCGCAGAAGCAGCTGTATGAGATCGCGACCATGGGCAACAACATGCTCAAGCGGGGCGATCTGGAGAAGGCGCGCGACATCTTCCTGGGGCTGGTGGCCGCCTCGCCCTATGACAGCGTCTTCCACGTGAATCTGGCGTTCGCGTACCACCAGCTCAAGCAGCTCCCCGAGGCCTTGGAGGAGTACACCACCTCCCTGCGGCTCAACATCGCCAACGTGGATGCGCTGGTGGGCCGCAGCGAGCTGTACCTGCAAGAGGGCAAGCTCGAGGATGCCCTCAAGGACATCCTCGCTGCCCTGAAGCTGGACCCGGAGGCCAAGCGCGACACCACCAAGCGCGCCCGCGCCACCCTGGCCATGCTGCAGAAGAAGGCCGACGAGGCCCTCGAGGAGTAG
- the sctR gene encoding type III secretion system export apparatus subunit SctR: protein MRPSSLRQSLSRATPWLYAAAVALQPAVAFAAKRGSAVATEEPLPANAVQSVTNSESFTSRPLILILALAALSLVPFVLMMVTSFVKISVVLSIVRSALGTQQIPPTQVITGLAIILTVYIMAPIGQNMYKAAQVDIWAKGPGLLSSETVGTMLAAADRAKEPLRDFLIKKVKDKDRALFFHLAKKMRKEEDRKDVGDRDFMIIIPAFVVSELKEAFQIGFLLFVPFIVIDMVVANILLALGMHMLSPTTISMPFKLLLFVLVDGWYLIAKGLVIGYL, encoded by the coding sequence GTGAGACCCTCGTCCTTGCGCCAGTCCCTGTCCCGTGCCACTCCCTGGCTGTATGCCGCCGCTGTCGCCCTGCAGCCGGCTGTTGCCTTCGCCGCCAAGAGGGGCAGCGCCGTCGCCACGGAGGAGCCGCTCCCCGCCAACGCCGTGCAGTCGGTGACGAACAGCGAGTCATTCACCTCGCGGCCGCTGATCCTCATCCTGGCGCTGGCGGCGCTGTCGCTCGTCCCCTTCGTGCTGATGATGGTGACCAGCTTCGTGAAGATCTCGGTGGTGCTCTCCATCGTCCGCTCGGCGCTGGGCACCCAGCAGATCCCGCCCACCCAGGTCATCACCGGCCTGGCCATCATCCTCACCGTCTACATCATGGCCCCCATCGGCCAGAACATGTACAAGGCGGCCCAGGTGGACATCTGGGCGAAGGGGCCCGGGCTGCTCTCCTCGGAGACCGTGGGCACCATGCTGGCCGCCGCGGATCGCGCCAAGGAGCCCCTGCGCGACTTCCTCATCAAGAAGGTCAAGGACAAGGACCGGGCGCTCTTCTTCCACCTGGCCAAGAAGATGCGCAAGGAGGAGGATCGCAAGGACGTGGGCGACCGGGACTTCATGATCATCATCCCGGCCTTCGTCGTGTCCGAGCTCAAGGAGGCCTTCCAGATCGGCTTCCTGCTCTTCGTGCCCTTCATTGTCATCGACATGGTGGTGGCCAACATCCTGCTCGCGCTCGGCATGCACATGTTGTCACCCACCACCATCTCCATGCCCTTCAAGCTCTTACTCTTCGTCTTGGTCGACGGCTGGTACTTGATCGCCAAGGGCCTGGTCATCGGGTACCTGTAG
- a CDS encoding tetratricopeptide repeat protein: protein MTTESKAMVANEEANTLSSPELLERAMEGFRLYEEGDYPEARLIFEELAQQDPLEAYYRTALGAIYLAEDELDAALEAFDEALKLNPKDSAALVNRGEVHLRLGNIMEAAQDFARAVDLDPENKDPLTMRARLLAAAAIETIEAAQRSAPAELKK, encoded by the coding sequence ATGACGACGGAATCCAAGGCGATGGTCGCAAACGAGGAGGCGAATACGTTGTCCTCCCCCGAGTTGCTCGAGCGGGCCATGGAGGGCTTCCGCCTCTATGAGGAGGGCGACTATCCAGAGGCTCGGCTCATTTTCGAGGAGCTGGCGCAGCAGGACCCCCTGGAGGCCTATTACCGGACCGCCCTGGGCGCCATCTATCTGGCCGAGGACGAGCTGGATGCGGCCTTGGAGGCCTTTGACGAGGCGCTGAAGCTCAACCCGAAGGACTCGGCGGCGCTGGTCAACCGGGGCGAGGTGCACCTGCGCCTGGGCAACATCATGGAGGCCGCTCAGGACTTTGCCCGAGCGGTCGATCTGGATCCGGAGAACAAGGATCCGCTCACCATGCGAGCGCGCCTGCTGGCCGCCGCGGCCATCGAGACCATCGAAGCCGCCCAGCGCAGCGCGCCCGCGGAATTGAAGAAGTAG
- a CDS encoding SycD/LcrH family type III secretion system chaperone, with amino-acid sequence MMAADPNSPQEEAKLVAALQKWADGKATLRDVRGYSDDELYAIAKTAYFFFHQGRVNEARTLFQGLYAVNPTDPYFAKALGVVELAAGNAQGALAAYDVAIKLASDDAQAYVGRAEVKLTMGQKSQAIEDLRRAASLAAEDDPVTRKANAMISSLTGRR; translated from the coding sequence ATCATGGCTGCGGACCCCAACAGCCCCCAGGAAGAGGCGAAGCTCGTCGCGGCCCTGCAGAAGTGGGCGGACGGCAAGGCGACCCTGCGCGACGTGCGCGGCTACTCAGACGATGAGCTCTACGCCATCGCCAAGACGGCCTACTTCTTCTTCCACCAGGGCCGGGTGAACGAGGCGCGGACGCTCTTCCAGGGGCTCTACGCGGTGAACCCCACGGATCCGTACTTCGCCAAGGCGCTCGGGGTGGTGGAGCTGGCCGCGGGCAACGCCCAGGGCGCGCTGGCCGCCTATGACGTGGCCATCAAGCTGGCCTCGGACGATGCCCAGGCCTACGTGGGCCGCGCCGAGGTGAAGCTCACCATGGGCCAGAAGTCGCAGGCCATCGAGGATCTGCGCCGCGCCGCCTCGCTGGCTGCGGAGGATGACCCGGTGACTCGGAAGGCCAATGCGATGATTTCCTCGCTCACGGGTCGCCGCTGA
- a CDS encoding methionyl-tRNA formyltransferase, with translation MVPEPPSPTRGPVPTYGWRVALLTSSSDVVHLISEAMRARNHELVAVVLPCGPDGLRPQNALAWSLMHHAVQASPPLADVLVASRRDRLAPLLQSVKPDLLISFFFPWRIPSEALAVPSLGAVNLHPSLLPRYRGPNPLGWTLRNDEPEMGLSIHRMDAQFDTGPVLAQARRPISDSDTVESLFEQQMNMAWELLPEMITRVAWGDVGEAQPEAQATQAGHFEPAYRELDWSQPARAIHVQVRACRVASWRGGKPSYAYGQLGGRKLHVLSTRLAESGGTTTAAPGTVLARDGETLLMQCGDAPLWVLQTEPFQA, from the coding sequence ATGGTGCCCGAACCGCCCTCGCCCACCCGTGGCCCTGTCCCCACGTATGGCTGGCGCGTCGCGTTGTTGACCAGCTCCTCAGACGTGGTGCACCTCATCTCCGAGGCCATGCGCGCTCGGAACCACGAGCTGGTGGCGGTGGTCCTCCCCTGCGGCCCGGATGGGCTCCGGCCCCAGAACGCCCTTGCCTGGTCGCTCATGCACCATGCAGTCCAGGCCTCGCCTCCTCTGGCCGATGTGCTGGTGGCCAGCCGAAGGGACCGGCTCGCGCCGCTGCTGCAGTCGGTGAAGCCGGACCTGCTCATCAGCTTCTTCTTCCCGTGGCGGATCCCCTCGGAGGCGCTGGCGGTGCCGTCGCTGGGCGCCGTCAACCTCCACCCCTCGCTGCTGCCTCGCTACCGCGGCCCCAATCCGCTGGGCTGGACCCTGCGCAACGATGAACCGGAGATGGGCCTGAGCATCCACCGGATGGACGCTCAGTTCGACACCGGGCCGGTGCTGGCACAGGCGCGGCGCCCCATCAGCGACTCGGACACGGTGGAGAGCCTCTTCGAGCAGCAGATGAACATGGCCTGGGAGCTGCTCCCGGAGATGATCACCCGCGTGGCGTGGGGCGACGTGGGCGAGGCGCAGCCGGAAGCCCAGGCCACCCAAGCGGGCCACTTCGAGCCCGCTTACCGAGAGCTGGACTGGAGCCAGCCCGCGCGCGCGATCCACGTCCAGGTGAGAGCCTGCCGAGTTGCCTCGTGGCGAGGGGGCAAGCCCTCCTACGCCTACGGCCAGCTCGGCGGGCGGAAGCTCCACGTGCTGAGCACCCGTCTGGCGGAGAGCGGCGGCACGACGACAGCAGCTCCCGGCACGGTCCTCGCGCGCGACGGCGAGACGCTTCTCATGCAGTGTGGAGACGCGCCCCTCTGGGTGCTCCAGACGGAGCCCTTCCAGGCCTGA
- a CDS encoding flagellar biosynthetic protein FliR — MNASEAIAKLAEQANIQLIIFAVGLIMCRVLPVIIFSPFLGGEVTPTEVKMGVGITLSIVMFPLVAQRMGTIPSQPLPYIALLLKEIFIGMSLAFIVSAIFDAARVAGNLADTMMGSNNAQLYVPQLGQQVTLYSNLKTQLAVVLFLTLNGHHVVIEALADSFVAVPLDGFPRFSAGLWPFFEVSIRVFADLLRISLILSAPVVLATFLTDLGMGAINRVATNLQVFFIAMAIKPMVAAIIFGISIQMIIGRFQDEFASMLAILKHAIRLLS; from the coding sequence ATGAACGCCTCGGAAGCGATCGCGAAGTTGGCCGAGCAGGCCAACATCCAGCTCATCATCTTCGCCGTGGGCCTGATCATGTGCCGGGTCCTGCCGGTGATCATCTTCTCGCCGTTCCTCGGCGGAGAGGTCACGCCCACGGAAGTGAAGATGGGCGTCGGCATCACCTTGTCGATCGTGATGTTCCCCCTCGTGGCGCAGCGGATGGGGACCATCCCCAGCCAACCGCTGCCCTACATCGCGCTGCTGCTCAAGGAGATCTTCATCGGCATGTCGCTGGCGTTCATCGTCAGCGCCATCTTCGACGCGGCCCGCGTGGCAGGAAACCTGGCGGACACCATGATGGGCAGCAACAACGCCCAGCTCTACGTGCCCCAGCTCGGCCAGCAGGTGACGCTCTACTCCAACTTGAAGACGCAGCTGGCCGTGGTGCTCTTCCTCACGCTCAACGGGCACCACGTCGTCATCGAGGCCCTGGCCGACAGCTTCGTCGCCGTCCCACTGGACGGCTTCCCCCGGTTCAGCGCCGGACTTTGGCCCTTCTTCGAGGTGTCGATCCGCGTCTTCGCGGACCTCCTGAGGATCTCCCTCATCCTGTCGGCGCCCGTCGTGCTGGCCACCTTCCTGACGGACCTGGGCATGGGCGCCATCAACCGTGTGGCGACCAACCTCCAGGTCTTCTTCATCGCCATGGCCATCAAGCCCATGGTGGCCGCCATCATCTTCGGTATCTCCATTCAGATGATCATCGGGCGCTTCCAGGACGAGTTCGCCTCCATGCTGGCGATCCTGAAGCACGCCATCAGACTCCTCAGCTGA
- the sctQ gene encoding type III secretion system cytoplasmic ring protein SctQ, whose translation MSLGRDDEPGIHERTMLVDLRQIKPSKPWKPFKFRNLERVDRAQTELTARLHRAIPSPTAAEPLYARLKALFDAEARVSLVSMQIRPIAELRRHLGEPSFLTVLAPGALKSRVVMEVELSFAHNLVDMLLGGAGETVGLRPLTDIEEGVMSFVVLEGIKAVAPALEASFPRMRLESVARGVDEVAAKLGDDELVVVVQMNASVGPHAGIVRVVMPPAVLNATEEGRGGAEKRSRLRADIRMNRKLLSTVRTWLRAEIGQAEIASSDLEYIRVKDVVLLDSLSTRPDRGEAGTATLRVGLGGTRVEAEVFVEDGQYKARVKDFILGEPNFQRVLPPANDNEVFTNPENEMPPESEGNMDDANRPEGGDLLADIPLQLAVELARVPVTADEVVALKVGQVIELHRSPGEPVELSVNGKVVARGELVEVEGQLGVRVLSLAG comes from the coding sequence ATGAGCCTTGGCCGGGATGATGAACCCGGAATCCACGAGCGAACGATGCTGGTGGACCTCCGCCAGATAAAGCCCTCCAAGCCCTGGAAGCCGTTCAAGTTCCGCAACCTGGAGCGCGTGGACCGCGCCCAGACGGAGCTGACGGCTCGCCTCCACCGGGCCATTCCGTCTCCCACCGCGGCTGAGCCCCTCTATGCCCGGCTCAAGGCGCTGTTCGACGCCGAGGCCCGCGTCTCCCTCGTGAGCATGCAGATCCGCCCCATCGCGGAGCTGCGCCGCCACCTGGGCGAGCCCTCCTTCCTGACGGTGCTCGCGCCCGGAGCGCTCAAGAGCCGGGTGGTGATGGAGGTGGAGCTATCGTTCGCCCACAACCTGGTGGACATGCTGCTGGGTGGCGCGGGCGAGACAGTGGGCCTGCGGCCGCTGACGGACATCGAAGAAGGCGTGATGAGCTTCGTGGTCCTCGAGGGCATCAAGGCCGTGGCGCCCGCGCTGGAGGCTTCGTTTCCGCGCATGCGGCTGGAGTCCGTCGCCCGGGGCGTGGACGAGGTGGCCGCCAAGCTTGGGGATGACGAGCTGGTGGTCGTCGTGCAGATGAACGCCTCGGTGGGGCCCCACGCGGGCATCGTGCGCGTGGTGATGCCTCCGGCGGTGCTCAATGCCACCGAAGAGGGGCGTGGCGGCGCGGAGAAGCGCAGCCGCCTGCGCGCGGACATCCGGATGAACCGGAAGCTGCTGTCCACGGTGCGCACGTGGCTGCGCGCGGAGATCGGCCAGGCGGAGATCGCCAGCTCCGATCTGGAGTACATCCGCGTGAAGGACGTGGTGCTGCTGGACTCGCTCTCGACCCGTCCGGACCGGGGTGAGGCAGGCACGGCCACGCTGCGCGTGGGGCTGGGCGGCACCCGAGTGGAGGCAGAGGTCTTCGTCGAGGACGGCCAGTACAAGGCGCGCGTCAAGGACTTCATCCTGGGCGAGCCGAACTTCCAGCGCGTCCTGCCCCCCGCCAACGACAACGAGGTTTTCACCAACCCGGAGAATGAGATGCCTCCGGAGTCGGAAGGGAATATGGACGACGCGAACAGGCCGGAGGGAGGCGACTTGCTGGCTGACATCCCGCTGCAGCTCGCCGTGGAACTGGCCCGGGTTCCCGTTACCGCCGACGAGGTGGTGGCGTTGAAGGTGGGACAAGTCATCGAGCTTCACCGCTCGCCCGGCGAGCCAGTGGAGCTGTCCGTCAATGGCAAGGTGGTGGCTCGGGGCGAGCTGGTCGAAGTCGAGGGCCAGCTGGGTGTCCGGGTCCTCTCCCTGGCCGGGTGA
- the sctU gene encoding type III secretion system export apparatus subunit SctU, which translates to MSDEKTEEPTQKKLQDSRKKGQVWKSKDLTGVFVLLVGLGAVKATWGNIEEKVTILFRYSFDQMSKPDSLQIATFHLMEMGLSAVLTLVAPVIGACAVVAGLAEFLQVGSLFTLDPLMPKLEKLNPIQGLKNMFSKKTAVELIKNLAKISVAGYVIFGVIRDGMGMVVQTVRMDVPGIMGVMGEMVYRVAFKIGLIFLLFSIFDIWWQRKSYMKDMMMSKDEVKKEYKESEGDPHHKAHRKQMHQEIMESAQMESVKGADVIVTNPDHVAVALKYDREKDGAPRVLAKGLDSKAEQIKALAKAADVPLLRNVPLAHALLRVDVGQDIPEELYDAVAEVLNFVYGLKEGSPARA; encoded by the coding sequence ATGTCCGACGAGAAGACAGAAGAACCCACACAAAAGAAGCTGCAGGACTCACGCAAGAAGGGCCAGGTCTGGAAGAGCAAGGACCTGACGGGCGTGTTCGTGCTGCTCGTGGGGCTGGGCGCCGTCAAGGCCACCTGGGGCAACATCGAAGAGAAGGTGACGATCCTCTTCCGCTACTCGTTCGATCAGATGTCGAAGCCGGACTCGCTGCAGATCGCCACCTTCCATCTGATGGAGATGGGCTTGAGCGCGGTGCTCACGCTGGTGGCACCCGTCATCGGCGCCTGCGCGGTGGTGGCCGGGCTGGCCGAGTTCCTCCAGGTGGGCTCGCTCTTCACCCTGGACCCCTTGATGCCCAAGCTGGAGAAGCTGAATCCCATCCAGGGCCTCAAGAACATGTTCTCCAAGAAGACGGCCGTGGAGCTGATCAAGAACCTGGCCAAGATCAGCGTCGCGGGCTACGTCATCTTCGGCGTCATCCGCGACGGCATGGGCATGGTGGTCCAGACGGTGCGCATGGACGTGCCGGGGATCATGGGGGTGATGGGGGAGATGGTCTACCGCGTCGCCTTCAAGATCGGCCTCATCTTCCTGCTCTTCTCCATCTTCGACATCTGGTGGCAGCGAAAGTCCTACATGAAGGACATGATGATGTCGAAGGACGAGGTGAAGAAGGAATACAAGGAGAGCGAGGGCGATCCGCACCACAAGGCGCACCGCAAGCAGATGCACCAGGAGATCATGGAGAGCGCTCAGATGGAGTCCGTGAAGGGCGCCGACGTGATCGTCACCAACCCGGACCACGTCGCCGTGGCGCTCAAGTACGACCGGGAGAAGGACGGCGCGCCCCGGGTGCTCGCCAAGGGCCTGGACTCCAAGGCCGAGCAGATCAAGGCGCTGGCCAAGGCCGCCGACGTGCCCCTGCTGCGCAACGTGCCGTTGGCGCACGCGCTGCTCCGGGTGGACGTGGGCCAGGACATCCCCGAGGAGCTGTATGACGCGGTGGCCGAGGTGCTGAACTTCGTCTACGGCCTGAAAGAGGGCTCCCCGGCCCGCGCCTAG
- a CDS encoding flagellar biosynthetic protein FliO → MVASLLSNPRWSLLACACLLLAPPLALAEASAAVPAPTAAPVAAPAPEQPAAQVPAPAPAAPAVAAPGSDLPDPFAAEDTASAEPENLGWVLARTLLLLGTVLLSIYLTLNVGLRKLMGLQGPMGRRSQSLVSVVERVPLDQRRTLFVLKAADEYLLVGSGEGGLQLLSKLDTQAVDRIQAERPQPSNVVPLSPFLQKLLSRRTGSTPPRS, encoded by the coding sequence ATGGTGGCCTCCCTCCTATCGAACCCGCGCTGGTCCCTGCTGGCCTGTGCCTGCCTCTTGCTCGCGCCGCCGCTTGCCCTCGCGGAGGCTTCGGCTGCCGTGCCCGCTCCCACGGCGGCGCCCGTCGCGGCGCCTGCCCCTGAGCAGCCTGCTGCCCAGGTTCCCGCCCCGGCTCCGGCTGCTCCCGCCGTGGCGGCTCCTGGCAGTGACTTGCCGGATCCGTTCGCGGCCGAGGACACCGCCAGTGCGGAGCCCGAGAACCTCGGTTGGGTGCTCGCGCGCACGCTGCTGCTGCTGGGCACGGTGCTGCTGAGCATCTACCTGACGCTCAACGTGGGCCTGCGCAAGCTGATGGGGCTGCAGGGCCCGATGGGCCGCCGGAGCCAGTCGCTGGTGTCTGTGGTGGAGCGGGTGCCGCTCGATCAGCGCCGCACCCTCTTCGTGCTGAAGGCCGCGGACGAGTACCTCCTGGTCGGCAGCGGCGAGGGCGGCCTCCAGTTGCTGTCGAAGCTCGACACCCAGGCGGTCGATCGCATCCAGGCCGAGCGCCCCCAGCCCTCCAACGTCGTGCCTTTGAGCCCCTTCCTCCAGAAGCTCCTCTCCCGCCGCACCGGCTCCACGCCGCCGCGCTCCTGA
- the fliQ gene encoding flagellar biosynthesis protein FliQ, producing the protein MHQLTVITQQALFLVLVASAPPVIISLLVGFIIALFQATTQIQEQTLTFAPKMVIVFVTLAMVGPWIGHQLVRFTFHVFDRFPAIIR; encoded by the coding sequence ATGCACCAACTGACGGTCATCACTCAGCAGGCGCTCTTCCTGGTGCTCGTCGCCTCGGCGCCGCCTGTCATCATCAGCCTCCTGGTGGGCTTCATCATCGCCCTGTTCCAGGCCACGACGCAGATCCAGGAGCAGACGCTCACCTTCGCGCCGAAGATGGTCATTGTCTTCGTCACGCTGGCCATGGTGGGCCCGTGGATCGGCCACCAGCTCGTGCGCTTCACCTTCCACGTCTTCGACCGGTTCCCCGCCATCATTCGATGA
- a CDS encoding EscU/YscU/HrcU family type III secretion system export apparatus switch protein, with the protein MNDETEIAIALKYDKEKDGAPRVVAKGMRLKAEKIREIAKQYNIPIMKNLPLANALYRVDVGQEVPEELYDAVAEVLNFVYALQQEQQASGAKK; encoded by the coding sequence ATGAACGACGAGACGGAGATCGCGATCGCGCTGAAGTACGACAAGGAGAAGGACGGCGCGCCTCGGGTCGTGGCCAAGGGGATGCGCCTCAAGGCGGAGAAAATCCGCGAGATTGCCAAGCAGTACAACATCCCCATCATGAAGAATCTCCCCCTGGCCAATGCGCTCTACCGCGTCGACGTGGGCCAGGAAGTCCCCGAGGAGCTGTATGACGCGGTGGCCGAGGTGCTGAACTTCGTTTACGCCCTGCAGCAGGAGCAGCAGGCGAGCGGCGCCAAGAAGTAG
- a CDS encoding SAM-dependent methyltransferase, with amino-acid sequence MDLSQAKDIFQRLYQDLSGYETAQREKERLGRGDQSTTYGEILPESFVELMAAASPTEGDVFIDLGSGTGKATFMAALSFPLSKSMGVELLPGLGDLARERLAVYDSEFRPHLPEQHQRQRIEFIDGDLTEQDLSGVDIVFAHATCFPPELIAQLGKKLEELKPGARVIVAGNTLNTPALKFLAMKIMRADWGTALTAIYQRT; translated from the coding sequence ATGGACCTCTCCCAGGCGAAGGACATCTTCCAGCGGCTCTACCAGGACCTGTCGGGTTACGAGACGGCCCAGCGGGAGAAGGAGCGGTTGGGACGGGGGGATCAGTCCACCACCTATGGAGAGATCCTCCCCGAGAGCTTCGTGGAGCTGATGGCTGCGGCCTCCCCCACCGAGGGTGACGTGTTCATTGATCTGGGCTCCGGCACGGGCAAGGCGACCTTCATGGCGGCCCTCAGCTTTCCGCTCAGCAAGTCCATGGGGGTGGAGCTGCTCCCTGGGCTGGGGGATCTGGCGCGCGAGCGGCTGGCCGTCTACGACTCCGAGTTCCGTCCCCACCTGCCCGAGCAGCACCAGCGCCAGCGCATCGAGTTCATCGACGGAGACCTGACGGAGCAGGATCTCTCGGGCGTGGACATCGTCTTCGCGCACGCCACCTGCTTCCCGCCGGAGCTGATCGCCCAGCTGGGCAAGAAGCTCGAGGAACTCAAGCCGGGGGCCCGGGTCATTGTCGCGGGGAACACGCTCAACACGCCGGCCCTCAAGTTCCTCGCCATGAAGATCATGAGGGCGGATTGGGGCACGGCCCTCACCGCGATATACCAGCGCACTTGA